From the Halalkalicoccus sp. CGA53 genome, one window contains:
- a CDS encoding SRPBCC family protein produces the protein MREVEASRFLRATIPGVERVLDPERIVTHEDTFSVLEAATVDGGTRVIAGAKGLEMSLFFEELDDGYRYYQEGETGPFEAMETTIRYAAENEGVRVSMRSAVSLGLFPRPLTDRIAAWKREAELERCLDGLEGDLTGQ, from the coding sequence ATGCGCGAGGTCGAAGCATCCCGGTTCCTCCGGGCGACGATCCCGGGGGTCGAGCGCGTCCTCGACCCGGAGCGGATCGTCACCCACGAGGACACCTTCTCCGTGCTCGAGGCCGCCACGGTCGACGGCGGGACGCGGGTGATCGCCGGCGCGAAGGGACTGGAGATGAGCCTCTTCTTCGAGGAACTCGACGACGGCTACCGGTACTATCAGGAGGGCGAGACGGGCCCGTTCGAGGCGATGGAGACGACGATCAGGTACGCTGCAGAGAACGAGGGCGTGCGGGTCTCGATGCGCTCGGCGGTCTCGCTCGGGCTCTTCCCGCGCCCGCTCACCGACCGGATCGCCGCCTGGAAGCGCGAGGCCGAACTCGAGCGCTGTCTCGACGGGCTGGAGGGGGATCTCACCGGCCAGTGA
- the upp gene encoding uracil phosphoribosyltransferase has product MPIEDRDSASLLTHALARDTLSRLRDVNTEQVEFRKGLVKLGRICGYEIIDGSMETEYVEIETPLESTMGERVKGLDDVVIVNVLRAATPFVEGLLKAFPRAKQGVISAGRDEEAGMHDGEFPITIDYVKLPEIRETDTVIVADPMLATGSTMCAVLDEVLAEGPNPENLFVLSAVSAPDGLLRVAEEYPEVDLLTVAIDDRLDENGYIVPGLGDAGDRAFRTN; this is encoded by the coding sequence ATGCCGATCGAAGACCGCGACAGCGCGTCGCTGCTCACCCACGCGCTCGCCCGGGACACCCTCTCGCGACTCAGGGACGTGAACACCGAACAGGTCGAGTTCAGGAAGGGGCTCGTGAAACTCGGGCGGATCTGCGGCTACGAGATCATCGACGGGAGCATGGAGACGGAGTACGTCGAGATCGAGACCCCCCTCGAATCCACGATGGGCGAGCGGGTGAAGGGCCTCGACGACGTCGTGATCGTGAACGTCCTGCGCGCGGCGACGCCGTTCGTCGAGGGGCTGTTGAAGGCGTTCCCCCGGGCGAAACAGGGCGTCATCTCCGCCGGCAGGGACGAGGAGGCCGGGATGCACGACGGGGAGTTTCCGATCACCATCGACTACGTGAAACTGCCGGAGATCCGCGAGACGGACACGGTGATCGTCGCCGATCCGATGCTCGCGACCGGGAGCACGATGTGCGCGGTACTCGACGAGGTGCTCGCCGAGGGCCCGAACCCCGAGAACCTGTTCGTCCTCTCGGCGGTGAGCGCCCCGGACGGCCTGCTCCGGGTCGCAGAGGAGTACCCCGAGGTCGACCTGCTCACCGTCGCGATCGACGACCGCCTCGACGAGAACGGCTATATCGTCCCCGGCCTGGGCGACGCGGGCGATCGGGCGTTCCGGACGAACTGA
- a CDS encoding type II toxin-antitoxin system VapC family toxin has protein sequence MDDLLDDPESSTVISSLTVVETASALRRKHNRGEIPIDTVNALLAAFFDEALAGFLVLPMSEALFEHAFSLVLEDDLWTLDSLQLPTALVLAESSEWSSSVPTGRSVRSQTLADSNRSI, from the coding sequence GTGGACGACCTCCTCGACGATCCAGAGTCGTCGACCGTCATCAGCTCCCTCACCGTCGTGGAGACCGCCTCCGCGCTCCGCCGAAAACACAACCGCGGGGAGATTCCGATCGACACCGTGAACGCGCTCCTCGCAGCCTTCTTCGACGAGGCGCTCGCCGGCTTCCTCGTCCTCCCGATGAGCGAAGCGCTGTTCGAACACGCGTTTTCGCTGGTCCTCGAAGACGACCTGTGGACGCTCGACAGCCTCCAACTCCCGACTGCACTCGTCCTCGCCGAGTCGAGTGAGTGGAGTTCGTCTGTGCCGACTGGGCGCTCTGTTCGGTCGCAGACGCTCGCGGACTCGAATCGATCGATCTGA